The following proteins come from a genomic window of Anopheles ziemanni chromosome 3, idAnoZiCoDA_A2_x.2, whole genome shotgun sequence:
- the LOC131285182 gene encoding uncharacterized protein K02A2.6-like produces the protein MQQQHQLFAQLLQQPKSASQPSQPTNSVPSNPEVIMDALSSSITEFRYEAESDVTFGAWFARYEDLFAQDASRLDDAAKVRLLIRKLGPAEYAREGFCNQQNGRRQRRKSKKWNKRTPVETRFVTINVCKVTQARKFVDLLIGNKKVRMQLDTGSDITVVGRSAWDQLGRPTLKPVGVCARTASGSQLQLDGEFTARVTIGDRTKVVVIRVIQADLQLLGADAIEQFQLGSVPMDHFCNAISTEALKWESKFPKMFSGSGLCTKANIQLRLKDNHRSVFCPKRPVAYAMQAIVEKELDRLQDLGVITRTDYSDWAAPIVVVRKQNGSIRICGDYSTGLNSALQSHEYPLPLPEDIFATLAQCQFFSKIDLSDAFLQVEINEQYRPLLTINTHRGLYHYNRLPPGIKIAPAAFQQLMDAMLAGLNRTSGYMDDVVVGGRTEREHDENLLNLFRRIEDYGFTIRAEKCAFKMTQIEYLGFIVDSQGLRPNPEKIAVIHELPAPRNVSEVRSFLGAVNYYGKFVPKMRDLRYPLDVLLKNESQFEWTRECEDAFRKFKEILASDLLLTHYDPNAEIVVSADASSVGLGATISHRFADGSMKVVQHASRALTKAEAGYSQIDREGLAIIFAVKKFHKMLYGRHFRLQTDHRPLLRIFGSNKGIPVYTANRLQRFALQLQLYDFSIEYVKTDQFGNADVLSRLIREHAKPDPEYIIASAELEEDRCREGNGIRPGTAASNKIHYGRLAARQIIRRRFGSLFPQKRGLIHVPGKYFVRGEGGHPKKATAALLGAAARRTSRDPKDEGGGSQLCVLAKHR, from the exons atgcaacaacagcatcagTTATTCGCCCAATTGCTGCAGCAGCCGAAATCCGCATCACAGCCTTCCCAGCCGACAAATAGTGTTCCCAGCAATCCCGAGGTGATTATGGATGCTTTATCGAGTAGCATCACGGAGTTTCGTTACGAGGCGGAATCGGACGTAACTTTCGGTGCATGGTTTGCACGATACGAGGATCTGTTTGCGCAGGATGCCTCTCGCCTCGACGATGCAGCTAAAGTGCGTTTGCTGATACGCAAGCTGGGACCCGCCGAGTACGCGCG AGAGGGTTTCTGCAACCAACAAAACGGTAGGCGCCAGCGGCGAAAATCCAAGAAATGGAACAAGCGCACTCCGGTAGAGACAAGGTTTGTTACGATAAACGTCTGCAAGGTGACGCAAGCAAGGAAATTCGTCGACCTTCTGATCGGCAACAAGAAGGTGCGCATGCAGCTCGACACCGGTTCGGACATCACGGTGGTTGGACGGAGTGCATGGGACCAGTTGGGTAGGCCAACATTGAAGCCGGTAGGAGTATGCGCGAGGACAGCGTCTGGCTCGCAGCTGCAGCTGGATGGGGAATTTACGGCAAGGGTAACGATTGGCGACAGGACAAAGGTCGTCGTTATTCGCGTCATACAAGCAGACTTGCAGCTTCTGGGAGCAGATGCGATCGAGCAGTTCCAGCTCGGGTCGGTGCCAATGGACCACTTTTGTAACGCGATAAGCACAGAAGCGCTAAAATGGGAAAGCAAGTTCCCTAAAATGTTTAGTGGAAGTGGATTGTGCACTAAGGCAAATATTCAGCTGCGGCTGAAGGATAATCACCGTTCAGTATTTTGTCCCAAACGTCCGGTTGCATACGCGATGCAAGCTATTGTGGAAAAAGAGCTAGACCGCCTGCAAGACTTGGGTGTTATCACCAGAACGGACTATTCGGATTGGGCAGCCCCAATCGTGGTAGTGAGGAAACAGAACGGCAGTATAAGAATATGTGGAGATTATTCAACTGGCCTGAACTCAGCTCTCCAGTCCCATGAGTATCCACTACCACTTCCAGAGGATATTTTTGCAACACTTGCTCAGTGccagtttttcagcaaaattgaCCTTTCGGACGCGTTCCTGCAGGTGGAAATAAATGAGCAGTATCGTCCGTTACTTACGATAAATACGCATCGCGGACTATACCATTACAACCGCCTGCCACCCGGGATAAAGATTGCACCAGCGGCATTCCAGCAGCTGATGGATGCAATGCTCGCCGGATTGAATCGTACATCCGGGTACATGGACGACGTAGTCGTGGGAGGAAGAACAGAGCGTGAGCACGATGAGAACCTGCTAAACCTTTTCCGGCGCATCGAAGATTACGGATTTACCATCCGCGCGGAAAAGTGTGCATTCAAAATGACTCAAATTGAGTATTTGGGGTTCATCGTTGATAGCCAGGGTCTCAGACCGAATCCCGAAAAGATAGCAGTAATTCACGAGTTGCCGGCGCCAAGGAATGTGAGTGAAGTACGATCCTTTTTAGGAGCCGTGAATTATTACGGGAAGTTCGTTCCAAAGATGAGAGACCTTCGGTACCCTCTGGATGTGCTGCTGAAAAACGAGTCACAATTTGAATGGACACGCGAGTGCGAAGATGCCTTTCGGAAATTTAAAGAGATACTGGCCTCCGACCTGCTCCTGACGCATTACGACCCCAACGCGGAAATAGTGGTTTCTGCGGATGCTTCGTCGGTTGGTCTAGGCGCAACGATCAGCCATAGATTTGCTGATGGATCGATGAAGGTGGTGCAGCATGCTTCACGAGCCCTAACGAAGGCAGAAGCAGGGTACAGTCAGATCGATCGTGAAGGTCTAGCGATCATTTTTGCCGTTAAGAAATTCCATAAAATGCTGTACGGACGCCATTTCCGGTTGCAGACGGATCATCGACCACTGTTGCGCATTTTCGGCTCCAACAAGGGTATACCTGTTTACACAGCCAACAGGTTACAGCGTTTTGCTCTGCAGCTTCAACTGTACGATTTTAGCATCGAATATGTTAAAACGGATCAATTTGGCAACGCGGACGTGCTCTCAAGGCTAATAAGGGAGCACGCAAAACCAGATCCAGAGTACATCATTGCAAGCGCTGAGTTGGAAGAGGAC AGATGTCGCGAAGGCAACGGAATCCGACCCGGTACTGCGGCAAGTAACAAAATACATTATGGAAGGTTGGCCGCGAGACAAATCATACGGCGAAGATTTGGCTCGCTTTTTCCACAGAAGCGAGGCCTTATCCACGTTCCGGGGAAGTATTTTGTTCGGGGAGAGGGTGGTCATCCCAAGAAAGCTACAGCGGCGTTGCTTGGAGCAGCTGCACGAAGGACATCCAGGGATCCAAAGGATGAAGGCGGTGGCTCGCAGTTATGTGTACTGGCCAAGCATCGATAG
- the LOC131289674 gene encoding trimethylguanosine synthase, protein MMSASEGHWEPLAEIYLSHPSVKDKKKCIYCLCSRVFIKNYYDVYVSTLERGDSVPLISSMDPAVGTEQLNSPIAIGTLAASTGTVAVDSVAGAIEKQTQPSEGAFSEEPLDVLDRAEVDDVFIEEPLVKQLSFGRDGSRKLPSKWGVERDAGAFSDASCYFSASASHSDTNYCSTDEHEHVFFGTGGQTTSAGAVGGGSGAAIASSGLHSSDSGADLSERIHERKFSLKDELLEGGRSNNDAEERRCTLGGNSGTASVERNNSLPEAFGREDLHEAWETYWSKHGEGIIWASWIEKYSDYINPSYLEAEDQDQATGTNTPHDKSEATPGAATEADKDFSFDSDAVAATRTEIVVSACSPHPYTKTTYQTALWPLPGQQPSGDELLWNTHRSGSYENEALLSPRCDSVTSSIPLTIGTTDSMTNVTRMTISSYDFCSSKVSSESSNLSESLSSEVTSDSSNSSDLLETEYLVGAEKTNATAPVPPDEEAAMDGEQYWQILWQQHFQELYAKHYHHFMAEHEHDEPTTTGGHYQAAGASGEANVKYHRRKRNSNNGASGSSAGESYHFRTEQLPAMVAGLRLSQSGGEPSGEPQDGNDDTAGKDTTKDSNADAQLAIEDLSGMLESYGLPTAFGKQAQSPAGDGDDRPPPNDKPVNLKRSHESDTEETPKERLKAAFELMGYSFSDPANDTESIINITGEVVYRKKHIRLHNRVLKMKHHKPKHTYFDDDGNEQSVAGGNDKSDQAAPEALLHSSSDEDEANAGAPARPSARSSTILEYSQLQIGAGKEVESLESGDAGPDGATETPIGVVSAPSGAGASAKKEKKKKRKTKFVASLPADIANDKSLLKYWYKRFSLFALFDSGIRLDRESWFSVTPEKVAAHTAERCRADVIVDAFCGCGGNTIQFAFTCQRVIAIDIDPRKIEMAKHNAAVYGVADRIEFIIGDFMQLVDKLRADTIFLSPPWGGPSYLKDEVYDLEQSLLPVPATELMRAAQRVSKNVAMYLPRNSNTQQLTMLAGPNGAVEIEQNFLDRKLIALTAYYGDLINE, encoded by the coding sequence ATGATGAGTGCTTCGGAAGGCCACTGGGAACCGCTGGCAGAGATCTATCTGTCGCATCCATCGGTGAAGGATAAGAAAAAGTGCATCTACTGTCTGTGCAGTCGTGTGTTTATCAAAAACTACTACGATGTGTATGTTTCCACACTGGAGCGTGGCGATTCCGTACCCTTGATTTCATCGATGGATCCTGCCGTAGGCACCGAGCAGTTGAACTCTCCGATAGCAATAGGGACGCTAGCCGCCAGTACTGGCACTGTTGCTGTTGATAGTGTTGCTGGAGCTATCGAAAAGCAAACCCAACCTTCGGAAGGAGCTTTCAGCGAAGAACCACTGGACGTGCTGGATCGTGCCGAGGTGGACGATGTGTTCATTGAGGAGCCGTTGGTGAAGCAGCTGAGCTTCGGACGGGATGGTTCACGTAAACTTCCCTCCAAGTGGGGTGTTGAGCGGGATGCAGGGGCATTCAGTGATGCCAGCTGCTACTTCAGCGCCAGCGCTAGCCACTCCGATACCAACTACTGCAGTACGGACGAGCACGAGCATGTATTTTTCGGAACTGGAGGTCAGACTACCTCCGCAGGGGCAGTTGGTGGGGGTTCCGGGGCAGCCATTGCCTCTTCCGGACTGCATTCGAGTGACAGTGGGGCGGACTTGTCGGAACGGATTCACGAGCGAAAATTTTCCTTAAAAGATGAACTGCTGGAAGGTGGAAGAAGCAACAACGATGCCGAAGAACGCAGATGCACGTTGGGTGGTAATTCCGGAACGGCATCGGTCGAACGTAACAACAGTCTTCCGGAGGCGTTCGGTAGGGAAGACTTACATGAAGCATGGGAAACGTACTGGAGTAAGCATGGTGAAGGTATTATATGGGCCTCGTGGATCGAAAAGTACAGCGATTACATAAATCCTAGCTACCTGGAAGCTGAGGACCAAGATCAAGCGACTGGAACGAACACACCGCATGATAAAAGTGAAGCTACGCCCGGGGCAGCCACCGAGGCTGATAAAGATTTTTCCTTCGATAGCGATGCCGTTGCGGCAACGCGCACAGAAATCGTAGTGTCGGCTTGTTCGCCTCATCCGTACACGAAAACGACGTATCAGACGGCATTGTGGCCTCTTCCCGGTCAACAGCCTAGCGGCGATGAGTTGCTGTGGAATACCCATCGATCCGGCAGCTACGAGAATGAAGCTTTGCTTAGTCCCCGGTGTGATTCGGTTACCTCCAGCATCCCGCTAACGATCGGCACAACCGACTCGATGACGAACGTCACGCGTATGACCATTTCCAGCTACGATTTTTGTAGCTCTAAGGTGAGCTCGGAAAGCTCAAACCTTAGCGAAAGCCTGAGCTCGGAAGTTACGAGCGATAGCTCGAACAGTTCCGATCTGCTCGAGACGGAGTATTTGGTCGGAGCGGAAAAGACCAATGCGACGGCTCCAGTACCGCCGGACGAAGAGGCTGCTATGGACGGTGAACAGTACTGGCAAATCCTATGGCAGCAACACTTCCAGGAGCTGTATGCAAAGCACTACCACCATTTCATGGCCGAGCACGAGCATGACGAACCGACAACGACCGGTGGCCACTACCAAGCTGCCGGTGCCAGTGGGGAAGCCAACGTAAAGTATCACAGACGCAAACGGAATAGCAATAATGGTGCCAGCGGCAGCAGTGCAGGTGAATCGTATCACTTCCGTACGGAACAGTTGCCCGCAATGGTTGCAGGATTGCGATTGTCGCAAAGTGGTGGCGAGCCGAGTGGTGAACCACAGGATGGTAACGACGACACGGCCGGGAAAGACACCACAAAGGATTCGAACGCGGACGCGCAATTAGCAATCGAGGACCTATCGGGCATGCTGGAATCGTACGGACTTCCGACGGCGTTCGGAAAGCAGGCGCAGTCTCCGGCGGGCGATGGCGACGATCGGCCACCGCCGAATGACAAACCGGTGAATTTGAAGCGAAGCCACGAGAGCGATACCGAAGAAACACCCAAGGAGCGGTTGAAGGCTGCGTTCGAGCTGATGGGTTACTCGTTCTCCGATCCAGCCAACGATACCGAGTCGATAATCAACATCACCGGCGAGGTGGTGTACCGGAAGAAGCATATACGGTTGCATAATCGAGTACTTAAAATGAAGCACCACAAACCGAAGCACACGTACTTTGACGACGACGGTAATGAGCAGTCCGTCGCCGGTGGTAACGATAAGTCCGACCAGGCAGCGCCAGAAGCTCTGCTGCACAGTTCctccgacgaggacgaggcCAACGCGGGAGCACCGGCGCGACCGAGTGCCCGATCGAGCACCATTTTGGAGTACAGTCAGCTGCAGATCGGTGCCGGGAAGGAGGTGGAATCGCTCGAGAGTGGTGACGCCGGTCCAGATGGTGCAACCGAGACACCGATTGGTGTAGTTTCCGCTCCCAGTGGTGCTGGGGCGAGtgcgaagaaggaaaagaaaaagaaacgcaagACCAAGTTTGTGGCCAGCCTGCCGGCGGACATTGCCAACGACAAATCGCTGCTCAAGTACTGGTACAAGCGATTCTCACTGTTCGCGCTGTTCGATTCGGGCATTCGTCTCGACCGTGAGTCGTGGTTTTCGGTCACCCCGGAAAAGGTGGCCGCCCACACGGCCGAACGGTGCCGTGCGGACGTGATCGTCGATGCGTTCTGCGGCTGCGGTGGAAATACAATACAGTTCGCTTTCACCTGTCAGCGAGTGATCGCAATCGATATCGATCCACGCAAGATCGAGATGGCCAAACACAACGCGGCTGTCTACGGCGTGGCGGATCGGATAGAGTTTATCATTGGGGACTTTATGCAGCTGGTCGACAAGCTGCGAGCGGACACGATATTCCTGTCGCCACCGTGGGGCGGTCCAAGCTACCTGAAGGACGAGGTGTACGACTTGGAGCAGTCCCTGCTGCCCGTCCCTGCCACCGAGCTGATGCGTGCTGCCCAGCGAGTGAGCAAAAATGTGGCAATGTATTTGCCGCGCAACTCCAACACCCAACAGCTGACGATGCTGGCCGGACCGAACGGAGCGGTAGAAATAGAACAAAATTTCCTCGACCGTAAACTTATCGCACTAACGGCCTACTATGGCGATCTGATCAACGAATAG